The Candidatus Methylacidiphilales bacterium genome includes a window with the following:
- a CDS encoding ATP-dependent helicase, with product MAISEKIRFISESLNLTEEQVNIIQSPWPKMVIAGPGTGKTTTLVANIYALIAEGVPPANILAITFSRIGVKRMIDRLSALLNRSIAYGINVMTTDALARRMIYSEASFFGNPDKRLHMITENQEVKRTEDLLYKALIKKDKDAVKLLNINLDKYFGNIENFNSYEILETVVNDMNVISRLSNDNKNKEMAFKRIIELCQKNAMDFIGMLLSSKLSADKLSHDDMYDNYIQTVADLVKKINGGEIILKDEIEKIIYLGGLMLLILKEVSKPANTILLDSLKHYAHVLMLGKPYIMKVYAGMYPYIFYDEFQDIALGEYAILNALIENHSTPYQIAVFGDPNQSIYQFRGSLGIKAYELLATGYINHSRKKDKTKDVDIDKFIYYLTQDHRSYHPELTYAARTFLKEMMDKKGFTDNMKDISLSEHIMKKYVLVLYDNILNNKEGVCSLKSLKGKTNIFSHQPSGYIVTFDEKYMDNEDHAKFIAKILKEVQGNDTQCKTAAIICQDATIALNIEKALIQNGISFSPFDDSFLKGDAFSYIHSLYALALGKEDPSILFTAIMPHFSNHQENSKLRDDIIKIIKEDSCYKENVIQDMRLCLENESFKEENKELIHHLRVLFDKILEMRKNAYEAMEQQNEPTALNDVACDIIKVILSQNYDHVFKGHSMLEKDIQKICAEKFNTDDQVMLDKLLTNAKQAIIDLFIPNEKQDRRLVAEWIDWLANRKYSEDKISDLNAWTDNCNEIVVHLLKPRQAKGLEYDIVFIPFFNNVFPPFNQSDENKNLCYVSITRARRLTVITTNGKVHDYPVMRALKNIYETMTPGEAHSHIIAYLSGNHRRVMGQSRNPFNALYRG from the coding sequence ATGGCCATATCAGAAAAGATCCGTTTCATTTCAGAGTCTCTGAACCTCACAGAAGAACAAGTAAATATTATTCAATCACCATGGCCAAAGATGGTCATAGCTGGACCAGGCACTGGAAAGACCACAACGCTTGTGGCAAATATCTATGCACTGATCGCTGAAGGTGTGCCTCCAGCTAACATCTTAGCTATTACGTTTTCACGCATCGGTGTAAAGAGAATGATAGATCGCTTATCGGCATTATTAAATCGAAGCATCGCTTATGGAATTAATGTGATGACAACAGACGCACTTGCCAGACGCATGATTTATTCAGAAGCGTCTTTTTTTGGTAATCCAGATAAACGGTTACATATGATAACAGAAAATCAAGAGGTCAAAAGAACAGAGGATTTATTATACAAAGCACTGATAAAAAAAGACAAGGATGCAGTAAAATTACTAAACATAAACCTCGATAAATATTTCGGCAATATAGAAAATTTCAATTCTTATGAAATTTTAGAAACAGTTGTAAACGACATGAATGTGATTAGTAGATTAAGCAATGATAATAAAAATAAAGAAATGGCCTTCAAACGCATCATAGAGCTTTGCCAAAAAAATGCAATGGATTTTATTGGCATGCTTCTTTCAAGCAAATTAAGCGCAGATAAATTAAGCCATGATGATATGTACGATAATTATATCCAAACGGTCGCCGATTTGGTTAAAAAAATAAATGGCGGCGAAATAATATTAAAAGATGAGATTGAGAAAATAATATACCTAGGTGGTCTAATGTTGCTTATTCTAAAAGAAGTGTCTAAACCTGCGAATACCATCTTATTAGACTCCCTTAAACATTATGCGCATGTCTTAATGCTTGGAAAACCATACATCATGAAAGTTTACGCTGGTATGTATCCATACATCTTTTACGACGAATTTCAAGATATTGCTTTAGGTGAGTATGCTATTCTAAATGCATTGATTGAAAATCATAGCACCCCTTACCAAATAGCTGTATTTGGTGATCCTAATCAAAGCATCTATCAATTTCGCGGGTCACTCGGCATCAAGGCCTATGAGTTATTAGCAACAGGTTATATCAATCATTCCAGAAAAAAAGACAAGACAAAAGATGTGGACATAGATAAATTTATTTACTACTTAACCCAAGATCATCGATCATATCACCCTGAGTTAACCTATGCAGCCAGAACATTCTTGAAAGAGATGATGGATAAAAAGGGATTTACAGATAATATGAAAGATATTAGCTTAAGTGAACATATAATGAAAAAATACGTGCTTGTTTTATACGATAATATATTGAACAACAAAGAAGGGGTGTGTTCTTTAAAATCTCTTAAGGGCAAAACAAATATTTTTAGCCATCAACCCTCAGGATATATCGTTACTTTTGATGAAAAATATATGGACAACGAAGATCATGCCAAATTTATCGCTAAGATCTTGAAAGAGGTTCAAGGGAACGATACTCAATGCAAAACTGCAGCAATCATTTGTCAGGATGCAACCATTGCTTTGAATATAGAAAAAGCGTTGATTCAAAATGGGATCAGTTTTTCACCTTTTGATGATTCGTTCTTAAAAGGGGATGCATTTAGTTATATCCATTCTTTATATGCATTAGCACTCGGCAAAGAAGACCCATCAATATTATTTACAGCAATCATGCCACATTTCTCAAACCATCAGGAGAATTCAAAACTTAGAGATGATATAATAAAGATCATAAAAGAAGATTCGTGTTATAAAGAAAATGTAATACAAGACATGCGCCTATGTTTAGAAAACGAAAGCTTTAAAGAAGAGAATAAGGAGTTGATTCATCATCTTCGTGTTCTTTTTGATAAAATTTTAGAAATGAGAAAGAATGCATACGAAGCGATGGAACAACAAAATGAACCAACTGCATTAAATGATGTTGCATGTGATATTATTAAGGTTATTCTTTCTCAAAATTACGATCATGTGTTCAAGGGACACTCTATGCTTGAAAAAGATATCCAAAAGATATGCGCAGAAAAGTTCAACACAGACGATCAAGTTATGTTGGATAAATTACTGACAAATGCTAAGCAAGCGATTATAGATCTTTTTATACCCAACGAAAAACAAGATAGGAGATTAGTCGCTGAGTGGATCGATTGGTTGGCAAATAGAAAATATAGTGAAGATAAAATCAGCGATTTAAATGCATGGACTGATAACTGTAATGAAATCGTTGTGCATCTATTAAAGCCAAGACAAGCAAAAGGATTAGAGTATGATATCGTGTTCATCCCGTTTTTTAATAATGTATTTCCGCCCTTTAATCAAAGCGATGAAAATAAAAATCTGTGCTATGTTAGCATTACACGAGCACGCAGACTTACTGTAATTACCACAAATGGTAAAGTTCACGATTATCCAGTTATGAGAGCATTAAAGAATATCTATGAAACAATGACCCCTGGTGAGGCCCATTCTCATATTATCGCATATTTATCTGGAAATCATAGAAGAGTTATGGGTCAATCCAGGAATCCGTTTAACGCCTTGTATAGGGGGTAG
- a CDS encoding sigma-70 family RNA polymerase sigma factor, which produces MATQRKYFSYNHVEEDGKDSNSNNSRMPSLSLEYERELVLAIQKPETSTIPPEEAKSILVDSYRGLIIKIVRYYTSKIPDLISYREDLMQDGIVGLLTAVNRYDFSYNTRLSTYATPWIHSSIQNGIIKYIYDSKVPYHAHLKHDKSSNELFFAVCSLEEKTDPSKEDSNTYEDIIEDKSQGDMLSLISMDEDLQALRNAMQVCLKERERNVLILYYGLQGEVRKSGTQIAKMYGVSKQMINEIIKKAKMKLAEYINSHYNSYSV; this is translated from the coding sequence ATGGCTACCCAGAGAAAGTATTTCTCATATAATCATGTAGAAGAGGATGGGAAAGATTCTAACTCCAATAATTCACGCATGCCCTCACTTTCATTAGAATATGAAAGGGAACTTGTTTTAGCTATACAGAAACCCGAGACAAGCACAATTCCTCCTGAAGAAGCTAAAAGTATACTTGTTGATTCATATAGGGGCTTGATCATCAAAATCGTCCGATATTATACCAGTAAAATTCCAGACCTCATCAGTTATCGTGAAGACTTAATGCAGGATGGGATTGTAGGTCTATTAACCGCCGTGAATAGGTATGATTTTTCTTATAATACACGACTTAGTACTTATGCGACACCATGGATTCACTCATCCATACAGAACGGCATAATCAAATACATATACGATAGCAAGGTTCCTTACCATGCTCATTTAAAACATGATAAGTCATCCAATGAGCTATTTTTTGCTGTTTGTAGTTTAGAAGAAAAAACTGATCCTTCTAAAGAAGATTCTAATACATACGAAGATATCATTGAGGATAAATCTCAAGGAGATATGCTCTCACTTATTTCTATGGACGAAGATCTTCAGGCATTAAGAAATGCAATGCAGGTTTGTTTAAAAGAAAGGGAAAGAAATGTGCTTATTTTATATTATGGGTTACAAGGAGAGGTACGTAAAAGCGGTACACAAATTGCTAAAATGTATGGTGTAAGCAAACAAATGATTAATGAGATAATCAAAAAAGCAAAGATGAAGCTGGCTGAATACATTAATTCACATTACAATTCATACAGCGTTTAA